A genomic segment from uncultured Desulfuromonas sp. encodes:
- a CDS encoding MotA/TolQ/ExbB proton channel family protein, with translation MMACIRMVLTTFLLLIACTAQADDQRLQAQSLKDKQQQVIAQAEAEKRQAEEQARRQLQTLARDRQTLSAAVNEARQAVAKLQKQRKELQQQETTLAARQAALEKEQKEQRLRLQELLGFIHLAAKDADGLLQSSQLNALNPQRTEVLSRLQQQDGMPAMDDVATMSQVLLDEMRGSGEVQIVDHTIVDRQGESTRAEVLLLGDFSATYRNDDECGFLLYSQASSRLFALSELPARRWQHQIDRYLDGDSASAPIDVGRGASLRQLMYQTDFNDQIRQGGFIVWPILLIGAVALVLIGERSWFLRRNRFNGGAFLFRMEPMIEQGDWAGCEAACNSHDDKPLPRVLLAGLPYRTLNREDLENALQEAILGEIPRLERFLSTLAVLASIAPLLGLLGTVTGMINTFQVITFHGTGDPRLMSSGISEALVTTMLGLAVAIPIMLCHSLLSRRVEMVIAELEERAIRFVNVICKARITPDEPS, from the coding sequence ATGATGGCCTGTATCCGCATGGTGCTGACAACCTTTCTGCTTCTTATCGCCTGCACCGCTCAGGCGGACGATCAACGGCTACAGGCGCAGTCTTTGAAAGACAAGCAACAACAGGTAATTGCTCAGGCTGAAGCTGAAAAGCGGCAAGCTGAGGAGCAAGCCCGACGCCAGTTGCAGACACTGGCCCGTGATCGTCAGACGTTGAGCGCTGCTGTGAACGAGGCCCGTCAGGCCGTGGCTAAGTTGCAAAAACAGCGTAAGGAGCTGCAACAGCAGGAAACCACTTTAGCGGCCCGGCAAGCAGCATTGGAGAAAGAGCAGAAAGAACAACGTCTACGGCTGCAGGAGTTGCTGGGCTTTATTCATCTGGCCGCCAAGGATGCCGACGGCCTCTTGCAAAGCAGCCAGCTCAATGCCTTGAATCCTCAGCGCACCGAAGTTTTGAGCCGATTGCAGCAACAGGACGGTATGCCGGCCATGGATGATGTGGCAACCATGAGCCAGGTGTTGCTTGACGAGATGCGCGGCAGTGGTGAAGTGCAGATTGTCGATCACACCATCGTCGACCGCCAGGGCGAAAGTACCCGCGCTGAGGTTCTGCTGTTGGGTGATTTCAGCGCGACCTACCGCAATGACGACGAGTGCGGTTTTTTACTCTATTCTCAAGCAAGCAGTCGTCTGTTTGCCTTGTCGGAACTGCCGGCCCGGCGGTGGCAGCATCAAATCGACCGTTATCTGGATGGCGACAGTGCCTCGGCTCCCATTGATGTTGGTCGCGGAGCATCGTTACGCCAGCTAATGTATCAGACCGATTTTAACGATCAGATCCGTCAGGGTGGTTTTATTGTCTGGCCGATTTTGCTGATCGGCGCCGTGGCTCTGGTGTTGATTGGCGAGCGGAGCTGGTTTTTGCGCCGTAACCGCTTTAATGGTGGGGCCTTCCTCTTCCGCATGGAGCCGATGATCGAACAGGGTGATTGGGCTGGCTGTGAAGCCGCCTGCAACAGCCATGATGATAAACCGTTGCCGCGTGTGTTGCTGGCGGGGCTGCCGTATCGCACCCTGAACCGTGAAGATCTTGAAAATGCCTTGCAGGAAGCGATTCTCGGAGAAATCCCGCGATTGGAGCGTTTTCTCTCCACACTGGCGGTGCTGGCGTCCATCGCACCATTACTCGGCCTGCTGGGCACGGTGACCGGCATGATCAACACCTTTCAGGTGATCACCTTTCACGGCACCGGCGATCCGCGCCTGATGTCGAGCGGCATCTCCGAGGCGCTGGTCACTACCATGCTGGGGCTGGCCGTGGCGATCCCGATTATGCTCTGTCACAGTCTACTGTCGCGGCGCGTCGAGATGGTGATTGCCGAGCTGGAGGAGCGGGCAATCCGCTTCGTGAATGTGATCTGCAAAGCCCGGATCACTCCGGATGAACCGTCATGA
- a CDS encoding MotA/TolQ/ExbB proton channel family protein translates to MIHALWYPIEDYLASGGVVMMPLVLVSLLLWALIVHKLLMLKALYRPSLSETQLHQALRDNAERGSAGVQGQLIREFLRRRSGQVTLDGHIVDEACLAVSHGLERSLTLIGVLAAIAPLLGLLGTVLGMITTFNSIALFGTGNARAMAGGISEALITTQTGLLIAIPGLYMRNFLQRRVGNLKHQIESLALNLKRQLVHGGEL, encoded by the coding sequence ATGATTCATGCGCTGTGGTATCCGATCGAAGATTATCTGGCCAGTGGTGGGGTGGTGATGATGCCTCTGGTGCTGGTCTCACTGTTGTTGTGGGCTCTGATTGTTCACAAACTGCTGATGCTCAAAGCGTTGTATCGTCCCAGTTTAAGTGAAACGCAGCTGCACCAGGCTTTGCGTGATAACGCGGAGCGGGGCTCCGCCGGTGTGCAGGGGCAATTGATCCGCGAGTTTTTGCGGCGGCGTAGTGGTCAGGTGACCCTTGATGGACACATCGTTGATGAAGCCTGTCTGGCGGTGTCTCATGGCCTGGAGCGCAGCCTGACGCTGATCGGCGTTCTGGCAGCCATTGCGCCATTGCTCGGTTTGCTGGGCACTGTTCTTGGCATGATCACTACCTTTAACAGTATTGCCCTGTTCGGTACCGGGAATGCCCGCGCCATGGCCGGTGGCATCTCAGAAGCGTTGATCACCACTCAGACCGGTTTGCTGATTGCGATACCCGGCCTGTATATGCGTAATTTTCTTCAGAGACGGGTGGGAAACCTCAAACACCAGATCGAGTCGTTAGCATTGAATCTGAAGCGACAGCTGGTGCATGGAGGTGAGTTATGA
- a CDS encoding ATPase P: MIRIDIPGYKTLNLQHLVLDYNGTLACDGQLIAELVPLLQQLAQDLTLHVITADTHGSAARQLAGVSTRLEVLEPEEQDRGKQRFIHQLGTENCVAVGNGYNDHLMLQDAALGLAVIGPEAAAGIALGAADVVCPSCREALELLLRPARLIATLRR; the protein is encoded by the coding sequence ATGATTCGTATTGATATCCCCGGCTACAAAACACTCAATTTGCAGCATCTGGTTCTTGATTACAACGGCACCCTAGCGTGCGACGGCCAGTTGATTGCCGAGCTGGTGCCACTGTTACAGCAGCTGGCCCAAGACCTGACATTGCATGTCATCACGGCCGACACCCACGGCAGTGCCGCCCGGCAACTGGCCGGCGTTTCAACACGACTGGAGGTGCTTGAACCTGAAGAGCAGGACAGGGGAAAACAACGCTTCATTCACCAACTGGGTACGGAGAACTGCGTTGCTGTCGGCAATGGCTACAATGACCATCTTATGTTGCAAGATGCCGCGCTGGGCCTGGCGGTGATTGGTCCGGAGGCAGCAGCAGGGATCGCTCTTGGTGCTGCGGATGTGGTTTGTCCGAGTTGTCGTGAAGCCCTCGAATTACTGCTGCGCCCAGCGCGTTTAATTGCCACCTTACGCAGATAG
- a CDS encoding pyridoxamine 5'-phosphate oxidase family protein encodes MDSTQLETYFRDTAGTGILSTAGSDGRVNSALYAKPRFFDDGSVAFIMLDRLSHHYVAENPYAAYLFIENGPGYGGVRLHLRKVSEELNTPRIETMLSAEGRSYVGNKDRYLVFFAIEKILPLVTPAQDKDL; translated from the coding sequence ATGGATTCAACACAGCTTGAGACCTACTTCAGGGATACCGCAGGTACCGGCATTTTATCGACCGCTGGCAGCGATGGACGTGTCAATTCGGCGCTCTATGCCAAGCCACGTTTTTTCGATGACGGCAGCGTTGCCTTTATCATGCTTGATCGACTCAGCCATCACTATGTGGCGGAAAATCCTTATGCAGCTTATCTGTTCATTGAAAACGGTCCCGGCTACGGCGGCGTACGCCTCCATTTGCGAAAAGTCAGCGAGGAACTGAACACGCCTCGCATAGAGACCATGCTCAGCGCAGAGGGACGCAGCTATGTGGGCAATAAAGACCGTTATCTGGTCTTTTTCGCGATTGAAAAAATCCTGCCATTGGTCACTCCGGCCCAGGATAAAGACCTATGA
- a CDS encoding TonB family protein: protein MRTVPVGEQPWLAWGVAIAATLAINLALFWLLPHLTGQSVESSADLPASAVQVVRVAPPPPPKKQTAAQKPEPQPQAQKRLKSPQTPQPTPPLLKLNLPLAPQLPSLGEIAMPEVSLADVAPLPDIFDSEALDRPLTPLSQSPFIYPLRAKRLGIEGWVKVKLLISRDGMVEQVHILDAEPLEMFEDTVERGIRRWRFTPGTVQGEPVRSWVITTIRFELES from the coding sequence GTGAGAACTGTGCCTGTTGGCGAACAACCCTGGCTTGCCTGGGGCGTGGCGATTGCCGCGACTTTGGCGATTAATCTGGCGCTGTTCTGGCTGTTGCCGCATCTGACCGGGCAGAGCGTTGAATCTTCGGCGGACTTGCCTGCTTCCGCTGTTCAAGTGGTGCGGGTGGCTCCGCCACCACCGCCGAAAAAGCAGACCGCCGCACAAAAACCCGAGCCGCAGCCCCAGGCACAGAAGCGTCTCAAATCGCCACAAACGCCGCAGCCGACACCACCGCTGTTGAAACTCAACCTGCCGCTTGCGCCGCAACTGCCAAGCCTGGGAGAGATTGCCATGCCCGAGGTGTCTTTGGCTGACGTGGCACCGCTGCCGGATATCTTTGACAGCGAAGCGCTGGACCGGCCGTTAACGCCGTTGTCGCAATCTCCTTTCATCTATCCGTTGCGTGCCAAGCGTCTCGGCATCGAAGGCTGGGTGAAAGTCAAGCTGCTGATCTCCCGAGATGGCATGGTTGAACAGGTCCATATTCTCGACGCGGAACCGCTGGAGATGTTTGAAGACACTGTGGAGCGCGGGATTCGTCGCTGGCGATTTACACCCGGCACGGTCCAGGGAGAGCCGGTTCGCAGCTGGGTGATCACCACCATCCGTTTCGAGTTGGAGTCGTGA
- a CDS encoding DUF3450 domain-containing protein, whose amino-acid sequence MNLYRLLNSTALLLCTATAWAQPFNEQVTSPVEQTLQVRQQAQKQDDVWQAEREKLLAQLEQFDRERQQLHQHCAQLQQKVDQRQQRIAGLQQDLVESARLTDEMVPFLATVVEQLRLQVTADLPFLVEERGERLERLGETLDDAQLSVGEKFRRVFEAMQVEAAYGRHFDVVQKNITVNGQSTLMNELQLGRLALFAQSLDGQRSAVYDPVTEQWTALEASVNGDLRKAVEMAGKHRPVDLLNLPLGKVVVE is encoded by the coding sequence TTGAATTTATACCGGCTTTTGAACAGTACGGCATTGTTGTTGTGCACGGCGACGGCATGGGCTCAGCCGTTTAACGAACAGGTGACCTCTCCCGTGGAACAGACCCTTCAGGTGCGTCAGCAGGCACAGAAGCAGGACGATGTCTGGCAGGCGGAGCGGGAAAAACTGTTGGCCCAGCTTGAGCAGTTTGATCGTGAACGGCAACAGTTGCATCAGCACTGTGCGCAGTTGCAACAAAAGGTCGATCAACGGCAGCAACGCATTGCCGGGTTGCAACAGGATCTGGTTGAATCGGCACGGCTGACCGATGAAATGGTGCCGTTTCTGGCCACGGTTGTTGAGCAGTTGCGGCTGCAGGTGACAGCCGATCTGCCGTTTCTTGTTGAAGAGCGCGGCGAGCGTCTGGAACGGTTGGGCGAAACGCTGGACGATGCCCAATTATCCGTCGGTGAAAAATTTCGCCGCGTTTTTGAAGCCATGCAGGTGGAGGCCGCCTATGGCCGTCACTTTGACGTGGTGCAGAAGAATATCACGGTCAACGGTCAGTCGACGTTGATGAACGAACTTCAGTTGGGGCGGCTGGCCTTGTTTGCCCAGTCGCTGGATGGTCAGCGCAGTGCGGTTTATGATCCGGTGACGGAGCAATGGACGGCTCTTGAGGCAAGTGTTAACGGTGACTTGCGCAAAGCCGTCGAGATGGCCGGTAAGCATCGCCCGGTTGACCTGCTCAACCTGCCACTTGGAAAGGTGGTGGTGGAATGA
- a CDS encoding biopolymer transporter ExbD — MINITSNRRAKRQGLELNIAPLIDMVFILLIFFLVTTSFVRETGIDVQRPTANTAVSKEKATILIAISDDDRIYVEGRVVDVRAIRVHVERALAENPEGSVVIVADRGSRTGTAVEVMDACRQAGAEDVALAAGTAGGSSL, encoded by the coding sequence ATGATCAATATCACCTCTAACCGTCGCGCCAAACGCCAAGGGCTGGAACTCAATATTGCCCCGCTCATTGATATGGTGTTCATCCTGTTGATTTTCTTTCTGGTAACCACCAGTTTCGTTCGTGAAACCGGTATTGATGTGCAACGTCCAACGGCCAATACCGCTGTGAGTAAAGAGAAGGCGACGATCCTGATTGCCATTAGTGACGATGACCGTATTTATGTCGAAGGGCGTGTTGTGGATGTGCGTGCTATCCGTGTCCATGTCGAACGGGCACTGGCTGAAAACCCCGAAGGCAGTGTGGTGATTGTTGCTGACCGGGGCAGCCGAACGGGAACCGCTGTCGAGGTGATGGATGCCTGTCGCCAGGCCGGTGCCGAAGATGTTGCCCTCGCTGCCGGAACCGCGGGTGGGAGCAGTCTGTGA